A genomic region of Raphanus sativus cultivar WK10039 chromosome 6, ASM80110v3, whole genome shotgun sequence contains the following coding sequences:
- the LOC108805794 gene encoding zinc finger CCCH domain-containing protein 26 has translation MSETQQVQNSSGSIQSSETIEDTFRRMTVNEPYPDRPGERDCQFFLRTGQCGYGNSCRFNHPLSHLPQGVLYHRDELPERIGEPDCEYFLKTGACKYGSTCKYHHPKDRNGAGPVLFNVLGYPMRQGEKSCPYYMQKGVCRFGVACKFHHPHPNPQPHNGHSSPYGMSSFPSVGFPYGGGLTMMSLPPATYGVMPPPPPPPANYGAMPRPQVPHPQAYMPFMVAPPQGWSTYMAGTNPIYYVKSQPDSSSSASVPVGVTSHQSSLSESPECRFFMNTGTCKYGDDCKYFHPKERMLISPPNLLNHVLPARPGQPACGNFKAGFCKYGANCKFAHPLPLNPYDGTSLVMPSLPYSSPVTTHHLPSRSDSSALSNGNKPSTGTEKQDERSDKSEVQEPSQLNISDATALSNGKSDAESPSSETKKNESSDNASQLDKSGKQDSSDNAS, from the exons ATGTCTGAAACGCAGCAGGTTCAAAACTCTTCTGGGTCAATTCAATCTTCCGAAACCATTGAAG ATACCTTCAGGAGGATGACAGTTAACGAACCTTATCCTGATCGTCCCGGTGAGCGAGATTGCCAGTTCTTTCTAAGAACTGGGCAGTGTGGCTATGGAAACAGCTGCCGTTTTAACCACCCTCTTTCTCATCTTCCTCAG ggTGTCTTGTATCACAGAGACGAACTGCCTGAGAGGATTGGAGAGCCAGATTGTGAG TATTTTCTGAAGACAGGAGCATGCAAATATGGCTCAACATGTAAATATCACCACCCAAAAGACAGGAACGGTGCTGGACCCGTGCTGTTCAATGTTCTCGGTTATCCTATGCGACAG GGTGAGAAGTCATGCCCATATTACATGCAGAAAGGAGTGTGTAGATTCGGAGTTGCCTGCAAATTCCATCATCCTCATCCTAATCCTCAGCCTCATAATGGCCATTCTTCTCCATATGGAATGTCTAGCTTTCCTTCTGTTGGGTTTCCTTATGGAGGTGGGTTGACGATGATGTCTTTGCCTCCTGCAACATATGGAGTTAtgccaccacctcctcctcctcctgcaaACTATGGAGCCATGCCGCGTCCTCAAGTTCCTCACCCTCAGGCCTATATGCCCTTCATGGTCGCTCCTCCTCAGGGCTGGTCTACTTACATG GCTGGAACTAACCCCATTTATTATGTGAAAAGTCAACCTGACTCCAGCTCCAGTGCATCTGTGCCTGTGGGAGTCACGTCGCATCAGTCCAGTCTCTCTGAATCACCTGAATGTAGGTTTTTCATGAACACTGGAACCTGTAAATATGGAGATGATTGCAAATACTTTCATCCCAAAGAAAGGATGTTAATATCACCACCAAATCTCCTAAACCATGTTCTTCCAGCTAGACCA GGACAACCAGCTTGTGGTAACTTCAAGGCCGGGTTCTGCAAGTACGGAGCAAACTGCAAATTTGCTCACCCACTGCCACTAAACCCTTACGATGGCACAAGCCTGGTCATGCCTTCTCTGCCTTATTCTTCACCTGTTACAACTCATCATCTGCCAAGCCGGTCTGACTCATCTGCTCTCTCCAATGGTAATAAACCTTCTACAGGGACTGAGAAACAAGACGAAAGATCAGACAAGTCTGAAGTGCAGGAGCCATCACAGCTAAACATCTCTGATGCAACCGCCTTGTCTAATGGTAAATCTGATGCAGAGAGTCCAAGTTCAGAGACTAAGAAAAACGAATCTTCCGATAATGCTTCACAACTGGACAAGTCAGGAAAGCAGGACTCATCCGATAATGcttcatga